One segment of Rhipicephalus sanguineus isolate Rsan-2018 chromosome 6, BIME_Rsan_1.4, whole genome shotgun sequence DNA contains the following:
- the LOC119396629 gene encoding LOW QUALITY PROTEIN: uncharacterized protein LOC119396629 (The sequence of the model RefSeq protein was modified relative to this genomic sequence to represent the inferred CDS: inserted 1 base in 1 codon), translating into MLQLKYQIIDGDCSARDNKAILGLDLQSAFDKVKHSAILSQVSNLNMGERSYNYIKDFLTDRTAELRAGDLQTQEKKLGSTGTPQGSVISPMLFNLVMIGVAEKLADVEHVRHTIYADDITLWVTGGSDAHIECALQTAVDAIEDRLEGTGLICSPSKSELLILPPTNNVRGKTKKREYEKIRIITKSGNVIPEVGKIRILGMVIEKHGRNGDIIARLTAKAANATRLLKRVTSRKAGMREERIIRLVQSFIISHVTYVAAYHRWLQHERNKINAIIRRAYKTALGLFESTSTTRLLQLGIHNTLEEIAEAQRSAQLERLSTTNAGKKILDDLGIGHSNEAETKLPVPKEVRRQTRTDPIPKNMNPVYNKGRRAARAKALIDLHANDEHARYVDAAEYQQNAFAAVVIEASTGATRTAASVKSIGAEQAEEVAIALAIIDPDCHTVLSDSRQAVRNFAKGQVCREAERVLRAAKLQDRKVRIKWFPAHAGDASERNANHNETAHAAARAXNRAPATDRQTWFGAKDRMTDYNDITKAYRMARRTFPLPHPRLSRAEAVLLRQLQTGSLPSPGLMHRMYPETYPTDKCKVCRRETADHTHILWDCIKHPEEARSRTIPSRLEEAAKSYDLDQQLWAVQQVLGALERQGPSEPATASGDPRRVTATPKMT; encoded by the exons ATGCTGCAGCTCAAATACCAAATCATCGACGGCGATTGCAGCGCACGCGACAACAAGGCAATCCTGGGGCTCGACCTGCAGAGCGCCTTCGACAAGGTGAAACACTCGGCGATCCTGTCCCAAGTCTCAAATCTCAACATGGGTGAGAGATCCTACAACTACATTAAGGACTTCCTCACGGACAGGACCGCCGAGCTGCGAGCAGGCGACCTACAGACGCAAGAGAAGAAGCTCGGGAGCACTGGCACACCGCAGGGGTCGGTCATCTCGCCGATGCTGTTCAACCTGGTAATGATCGGAGTGGCAGAGAAGCTCGCGGATGTCGAACACGTCAGGCAcaccatctacgcggacgatataACGCTGTGGGTGACCGGTGGCAGCGACGCCCACATTGAGTGCGCGCTGCAAACCGCCGTCGACGCGATAGAAGACCGGTTGGAGGGCACCGGACTGATATGTTCGCCGAGCAAATCGGAGCTCCTAATACTCCCACCTACCAACAACGTCAGAGGCAAGACCAAAAAACGCGAATACGAAAAGATCCGAATCATAACCAAATCCGGCAACGTTATCCCCGAGGTCGGTAAAATCAGGATCCTAGGCATGGTCATCGAGAAGCACGGAAGAAACGGCGACATCATCGCCCGTCTTACGGCGAAGGCGGCCAACGCGACGCGACTCCTCAAACGAGTCACGTCCCGGAAAGCAGGCATGAGAGAGGAGAGAATAATCAGGCTCGTACAATCCTTTATCATCAGCCACGTCACTTACGTCGCAGCCTACCACAGATGGCTGCAACACGAACGCAACAAAATCAATGCCATCATCAGAAGAGCGTACAAAACGGCGTTGGGCCTGTTTGAGTCCACGAGCACGACCCGCCTCTTACAACTCGGGATACACAACACGCTCGAAGAAATAGCCGAAGCACAACGGAGCGCTCAACTGGAGCGGCTGTCCACGACCAATGCCGGGAAGAAAATACTGGATGACCTGGGAATAGGACACTCGAACGAAGCGGAGACGAAGCTCCCCGTCCCCAAAGAGGTCCGACGCCAGACCAGAACCGACCCCATACCCAAGAACATGAATCCCGTCTACAACAAGGGAAGAAGAGCGGCGAGGGCCAAGGCTCTCATCGACCTGCACGCCAACGACGAGCACGCGCGATATGTGGACGCGGCCGAATACCAACAGAACGCTTTCGCAGCGGTCGTCATCGAGGCGTCGACCGGCGCAACAAGGACGGCAGCGAGCGTGAAGAGCATTGGAGCGGAACAAGCggaggaggtggccatcgccctggccatcaTCGACCCAGACTGCCACACCGTGCTAAGTGACTCGAGACAGGCGGTGCGAAACTTCGCCAAAGGCCAAGTATGTAGAGAGGCCGAACGAGTATTGCGTGCGGCCAAACTgcaagacagaaaagtaagaattaagtggttcccggcgcacgcgGGTGACGCGTCGGAACGCAATGCCAACCACAACGAAACGGCACACGCAGCGGCGCGAG CTAACCGCGCCCCGGCGACAGACCGTCAGACGTGGTTCGGAGCCAAGGACCGCATGACGgactataacgacatcacaaaagcctaccgcatggctcgcaggactttcccactcccgcacccgcggttgagtcgagcggaggcggtactattgagacagctccagaccggatcgctaccgagtccgggactgatgcatcgcatgtaccccgagacatacccgaccgacaagtgcaaggtctgccggagggagacggcggaccacacgcacatcttgtgggactgcatcaaacacccagaggaagcgagatcaagaacgatcccgtcgcggctcgaggaagccgcgaagagctacgacctggatcaacagctctgggccgtccagcaggtcctcGGGGCGCTCGAAAGGCAGGGACCCAGCGAGCCGGCAACGGCGAGCGGAGACCCGCGCCGAGTAACGGCAACCCCGAAGATGACGTAG
- the LOC119396630 gene encoding transcription factor Sp8 codes for MPAAAAADIAMDGGISTLAAASTAAFSFEDLSLDELGTDLDSLFSSDSVQDDDSASTSTTCHQTNVGTDAALMQLPEFGIFAEPCYPLFCTEQSNAQAVWTATGHDYHQKPADFSPDSGYEDAASPTSSSPTPEGCLEVDWSDEYPTDGLDDFVVLGVGLKTLMSSLSEGESFCFNSFSSSASSPALPVPQPQPAPPPPPLMRRPNQSWLPQRQRATGSGRKSKAASSNGATPRRQANRAPQPPVPVAVSEEEKVFCCSYPGCSKVYSKSSHLKAHLRRHTGEKPFACQWPGCGWRFSRSDELARHKRSHSGIKPYRCQICDKRFSRSDHLAKHLKVHRRDKVNAGPLTAGRSRTSAIARA; via the coding sequence ATGCCAGCCGCCGCGGCTGCTGATATTGCGATGGACGGCGGAATTTCCACGCTAGCCGCTGCCAGCACGGCGGCCTTCTCTTTCGAAGACCTCTCCCTGGACGAACTGGGAACAGACCTGGACTCGCTCTTCTCCAGCGACAGCGTGCAGGATGACGACAGCGCCTCGACGTCCACCACCTGCCACCAAACAAACGTCGGTACGGACGCCGCGTTGATGCAGCTTCCCGAATTCGGCATCTTCGCCGAGCCGTGCTACCCGCTCTTCTGCACCGAGCAGTCTAACGCCCAGGCGGTGTGGACTGCCACGGGCCACGACTACCACCAGAAGCCGGCGGACTTCAGCCCGGACTCGGGCTACGAGGACGCCGCCTCGCCCACGTCTTCGTCGCCGACTCCAGAAGGGTGCCTCGAGGTCGACTGGTCCGACGAGTACCCCACCGACGGTCTCGACGACTTCGTCGTGCTCGGCGTCGGCCTCAAGACGCTCATGTCCAGTCTCAGCGAAGGTGAATCGTTCTGCTTCAACTCGTTTTCGTCTTCCGCGTCTAGTCCCGCGCTGCCCGTACCTCAGCCGCAGCCAGcacctccgccgcctcctctgaTGCGAAGGCCCAACCAGAGCTGGCTACCGCAGCGGCAACGAGCTACGGGTTCCGGGCGCAAGTCAAAGGCCGCGTCTTCCAACGGCGCGACGCCGCGGAGGCAGGCCAACCGAGCACCGCAGCCACCGGTTCCCGTCGCAGTCAGCGAGGAAGAGAAGGTATTCTGCTGCTCGTACCCGGGCTGCAGCAAGGTGTACTCCAAGAGTTCGCACCTGAAGGCCCACCTGCGGCGGCACACGGGCGAGAAGCCATTCGCGTGCCAGTGGCCCGGATGCGGCTGGCGCTTCTCGCGCTCCGACGAACTGGCGCGTCACAAGCGCTCGCATTCGGGCATCAAGCCGTACCGCTGCCAGATCTGTGACAAGCGCTTCTCTCGCTCCGACCACCTCGCCAAGCACCTCAAAGTTCACCGCAGGGACAAGGTGAACGCGGGACCACTGACCGCCGGCCGGTCACGGACATCTGCCATCGCTCGCGCCTGA